The DNA window AGTACAGGTATTACCGCTAGCACCTTAGGTAAAAGTTTATTAGCCCAGTTTGAAGACAATGTCGAGCTTGAGTTTACGACGATTGCTTTTATTCAATCCATTGAACAAATTGAAGATGCCGTCAAAAAAATTAATGAATATGCGAAAACTTCAGAATATCGCCCAATCATTGTTGCAACATTGATTGAGTTGGAATATCGACATATTTTAACCAAAGCAAATGCTTTAGTAATTGATATATTTGGGCAATTTATTCAGCCTTTAGAGCTAGAACTAGGGCTTAAATCTTCCCATGCAATAGGACGGACACATAATTATAGTCGTGGAGAAGAAACGCTATCTTATTATAATCGGATTGAAGCTATTAATTTTGCCTTGCAACATGACGACGGTGCAAGTATTAAACGCTATGAAGATGCGGAAATTATTTTATTGGGCGTTTCGCGTTCTGGAAAAACACCTACTTGCTTGTATTTAGCGATGAATTTCGCAGTTACAGCGGCAAATTATCCATTGGTAGCAGAGGAACTCACAGAAGGATTGCCACCGATTTTGCGCCCTCATCGACATAAATTATTTGGTTTAACCATCGCACCTGAAAACTTGCAACGCATTCGCCAACAACGTTATCCCAACAGTAGTTATGCCTCGCTAACCACGTGTCAAATAGAAGTGCAAAAAATAGAAGCCTTATTCCGTCAGCTTCAAGTTCCTTATATTAATGTGACACATACCTCGATTGAAGAAATTTCTGCGATGATTTTAAAGCAAACAGGTTTAAAGCGGTTTTTTAAATAACCTGAGTTTGGCGAGTTTAAAAAAAAGACAACAGCTTGTCTGAATCAGAATTTTCAGAATT is part of the Beggiatoa alba B18LD genome and encodes:
- the ppsR gene encoding posphoenolpyruvate synthetase regulatory kinase/phosphorylase PpsR, yielding MSKPKRHVFFVSDSTGITASTLGKSLLAQFEDNVELEFTTIAFIQSIEQIEDAVKKINEYAKTSEYRPIIVATLIELEYRHILTKANALVIDIFGQFIQPLELELGLKSSHAIGRTHNYSRGEETLSYYNRIEAINFALQHDDGASIKRYEDAEIILLGVSRSGKTPTCLYLAMNFAVTAANYPLVAEELTEGLPPILRPHRHKLFGLTIAPENLQRIRQQRYPNSSYASLTTCQIEVQKIEALFRQLQVPYINVTHTSIEEISAMILKQTGLKRFFK